Proteins co-encoded in one Dyella japonica A8 genomic window:
- a CDS encoding metal-dependent hydrolase family protein codes for MTKRLAFAIAAALALPDAIAAEPTQTAPDVTVLQCARMVDTAAGRLLGETTLVIEGKRVKEIKAGDVDPTPYANAAKAAGANFSVHKISDGTCLPGLIDSHTHLTGETSPTGYTDQFRWNIADYAIRSTVYARRTLMAGFTTVRNVGDSANESVALRNAINAGIVPGPRIFTAGKAIGTTGGHADPTDGYRQDLAGDPGPKDGIINSVDDAYKTIRQHYKDGVDVIKIMPSGGVLDESNSVDNAQMTIEEIKAITSAAHDYGFTVAAHAHGAEAIRRAVLGGVDSIEHGTFMSDEDMKLMKEHGTWYVPTIIAGKYVQEMAAKPGYYPPQVAAKALQVGPIIQATAGKAYKAGVKIAFGTDAAVYPHGQNAKEFEYMVQAGMPAMFVLQAATTHAAELLHKQNELGQIAVGRVADVVAVPGNPLDDITVMQKMEFVMKDGVVYKEGGKPVM; via the coding sequence ATGACCAAACGCCTTGCCTTCGCCATCGCCGCCGCCCTTGCGCTGCCTGACGCCATAGCGGCCGAACCCACCCAGACCGCGCCAGACGTGACCGTGCTGCAGTGCGCGCGCATGGTCGACACGGCGGCGGGCAGGCTGCTCGGCGAGACCACGCTGGTCATCGAAGGCAAGCGGGTGAAGGAGATCAAGGCCGGCGACGTCGACCCGACGCCATACGCCAATGCCGCCAAGGCGGCGGGCGCCAACTTCAGCGTCCACAAGATCAGCGACGGCACCTGCCTGCCCGGCCTGATCGATTCGCACACCCACCTCACCGGCGAAACCAGCCCCACCGGCTACACCGACCAGTTCCGCTGGAACATCGCCGACTACGCCATCCGCTCCACCGTGTATGCAAGGCGCACGCTGATGGCCGGCTTCACCACCGTGCGCAACGTGGGCGATTCGGCCAATGAATCCGTCGCCCTGCGCAACGCCATCAACGCCGGCATCGTGCCCGGCCCGCGCATCTTCACCGCGGGCAAGGCCATCGGCACCACCGGCGGCCACGCCGACCCCACCGACGGCTACCGACAAGACCTGGCCGGCGACCCGGGCCCGAAGGACGGCATCATCAACAGCGTCGACGATGCCTACAAAACCATCCGCCAGCACTACAAGGACGGTGTCGACGTCATCAAGATCATGCCCTCGGGTGGCGTGCTCGACGAAAGCAACAGCGTCGACAACGCACAGATGACCATCGAAGAGATCAAGGCCATTACCAGCGCCGCGCACGACTACGGCTTCACCGTGGCCGCACACGCGCATGGCGCCGAAGCCATTCGCCGCGCCGTGCTGGGCGGCGTCGATTCCATCGAGCACGGCACCTTCATGAGCGACGAGGACATGAAGCTGATGAAGGAACACGGCACCTGGTACGTGCCCACCATCATCGCCGGCAAGTACGTGCAGGAAATGGCCGCCAAGCCGGGCTACTACCCGCCGCAGGTCGCCGCCAAGGCCCTGCAGGTCGGCCCCATCATCCAGGCCACCGCCGGCAAGGCGTACAAGGCCGGCGTGAAGATTGCCTTCGGCACCGATGCAGCGGTTTATCCGCACGGCCAGAACGCCAAGGAGTTCGAATACATGGTGCAGGCCGGCATGCCGGCGATGTTCGTGCTGCAGGCCGCCACCACGCATGCGGCCGAGTTGCTGCACAAGCAGAACGAACTGGGACAGATCGCGGTGGGGCGCGTGGCGGATGTGGTGGCGGTGCCGGGGAATCCGCTGGATGACATCACGGTGATGCAGAAGATGGAGTTCGTGATGAAGGATGGGGTGGTTTACAAGGAAGGTGGGAAGCCGGTGATGTGA
- the ubiE gene encoding bifunctional demethylmenaquinone methyltransferase/2-methoxy-6-polyprenyl-1,4-benzoquinol methylase UbiE, whose product MSDQPPSQTTHFGFRDVPVADKQKLVGQVFTSVASSYDLMNDLMSFGIHRLWKRHFVAISGVRRGDRVLDLAGGTGDIAALLKPVVGESGEIIVGDINAAMLGVGRDRLTDRGLVSGLRWTQLNAESLPFPDNSFDAVTMAFGLRNVTDKDKALADICRVLKPGGRALVLEFSRVQSELFSKLYDFHSFKVLPKLGQLFAGDADSYQYLAESIRKHPDQQTLKGMMERAGFGRVDVRNLSNGIVAIHRGYKF is encoded by the coding sequence ATGAGCGACCAGCCCCCATCCCAAACCACCCACTTCGGCTTCCGCGACGTCCCCGTCGCCGACAAGCAAAAGCTCGTCGGCCAGGTGTTCACCTCCGTCGCCAGCAGCTACGACCTGATGAACGACCTCATGTCGTTCGGCATCCATCGCCTCTGGAAGCGCCATTTCGTGGCGATCAGCGGCGTGCGCCGGGGTGACCGGGTGCTGGACCTGGCCGGCGGTACCGGCGACATCGCCGCGCTGCTCAAGCCCGTGGTGGGCGAGTCGGGCGAGATCATCGTGGGCGACATCAACGCCGCGATGCTCGGCGTGGGTCGCGACCGCCTGACCGATCGCGGCCTGGTATCCGGCCTGCGCTGGACGCAGCTCAACGCCGAAAGCCTGCCGTTCCCGGACAACAGCTTCGACGCCGTCACCATGGCCTTCGGCCTGCGCAACGTCACCGACAAGGACAAGGCGCTGGCGGACATCTGCCGCGTGCTCAAGCCGGGTGGTCGCGCGCTGGTGCTGGAGTTCTCGCGCGTGCAGAGCGAACTTTTCAGCAAGCTCTACGACTTCCACTCGTTCAAGGTGCTGCCCAAGCTGGGCCAGCTGTTCGCCGGCGACGCCGACAGCTACCAGTACCTCGCCGAGTCGATCCGCAAGCACCCGGATCAGCAGACGCTCAAGGGCATGATGGAACGCGCCGGTTTTGGCCGCGTGGACGTGCGCAACCTGTCCAACGGCATCGTCGCCATCCATCGCGGGTACAAGTTCTGA
- a CDS encoding Pr6Pr family membrane protein gives MPYRYRPLAQFSALLGWFGLALQLWFSVRLKLDHGGTTIDGVWLYLGYFTILTNLLVASVLTAAAFDTRAALPRFLQRPGVQTAAAMSIVIVSAVYNLMLRQLWSPSGWLLVADMIVHDFMPPLYLLYWWLAVPKGSLRWSQALAWQSYPAGYFTYVLLRGAANGWYPYPFLDVKSLGYGQVVVDALAVLVAFIAVALLLVALGRWQARRRNGAVAEAA, from the coding sequence ATGCCATATCGCTACCGTCCGCTGGCCCAGTTCTCCGCCCTGCTCGGCTGGTTCGGGCTGGCCTTGCAGCTGTGGTTCTCCGTACGGCTGAAGCTGGACCACGGCGGCACCACCATCGACGGGGTGTGGTTGTACCTGGGCTATTTCACCATCCTCACCAACCTGCTGGTGGCCAGCGTGCTGACCGCGGCGGCGTTCGACACGCGCGCCGCGCTGCCGCGCTTCCTGCAGCGCCCCGGTGTGCAGACGGCGGCGGCGATGAGCATCGTGATCGTCAGCGCGGTCTACAACCTGATGCTGCGCCAGCTGTGGAGCCCCTCGGGCTGGTTGCTGGTGGCCGACATGATCGTGCACGACTTCATGCCGCCGCTCTACCTGCTCTACTGGTGGCTGGCGGTACCCAAGGGCAGCCTGCGCTGGTCGCAGGCCCTCGCCTGGCAGAGTTACCCCGCCGGGTATTTCACCTATGTATTGCTGCGGGGTGCCGCGAACGGCTGGTATCCTTATCCGTTCCTGGACGTGAAGTCGCTGGGTTATGGGCAGGTGGTGGTCGATGCCCTGGCCGTGCTGGTCGCCTTCATTGCCGTGGCGCTGCTACTCGTCGCGCTGGGCCGGTGGCAGGCGCGACGGCGAAATGGCGCGGTGGCGGAAGCCGCCTGA
- a CDS encoding glutathione S-transferase family protein: MPALYIANKNYSSWSLRPWVLMKHLGLPFDEKLMVFGEGSNWEAFRQFSPSGRVPCLRDGDTVVWDSLAIAEYLAESHVGVWPSDRDARAWARCSAAEMHSGFGTLRNECGMNCGIRVRLHAIGPALKADVARINELWNEGLSRFGGPYLAGSTFTAVDAFYAPVVFRIQTYGLPLDGAASAYVQRILALPAMREWYTAALAEPWRDHAHEAETLRYGEVTEDLRLA, from the coding sequence GTGCCAGCGCTTTACATCGCCAACAAGAATTACTCGTCCTGGTCGCTGCGTCCGTGGGTGTTGATGAAACACCTGGGCTTGCCGTTCGACGAGAAGCTCATGGTGTTCGGCGAAGGTTCCAACTGGGAGGCCTTCCGCCAGTTTTCACCGAGCGGCCGCGTGCCGTGCCTGCGTGATGGCGACACCGTCGTGTGGGATTCGCTGGCCATTGCCGAATATCTCGCCGAAAGCCATGTGGGCGTTTGGCCGTCCGATCGTGACGCGCGCGCCTGGGCGCGTTGCTCCGCCGCCGAAATGCACTCGGGCTTCGGCACGCTGCGCAACGAATGCGGCATGAATTGCGGCATCCGCGTGCGCCTGCATGCCATCGGCCCGGCGCTGAAGGCCGACGTGGCCCGTATCAACGAACTGTGGAACGAAGGCCTGTCGCGCTTCGGTGGCCCCTACCTCGCGGGCAGCACGTTCACCGCCGTCGATGCGTTCTATGCACCGGTGGTGTTCCGTATCCAGACCTACGGCTTGCCCTTGGACGGCGCGGCGTCGGCCTATGTACAACGCATCCTGGCGCTGCCCGCGATGCGCGAGTGGTATACGGCGGCGCTGGCTGAACCGTGGCGGGACCATGCGCACGAAGCGGAGACTCTCCGGTATGGCGAGGTCACCGAGGATCTGCGCCTCGCCTGA
- a CDS encoding cupin domain-containing protein — protein sequence MTPIPLLDAAAQLPEAWSSRVFARFGGARLKLVRMDDTAYPEEVHNDDEGLLVLDGVMVLRVHGDTVHVRAGELCVIPAGTPHSVEAGSRGTLLILDT from the coding sequence ATGACGCCGATCCCCCTGCTCGACGCCGCCGCGCAATTGCCCGAAGCCTGGTCCTCGCGCGTGTTCGCCCGGTTCGGCGGGGCGCGCCTCAAGCTGGTGCGCATGGACGACACCGCGTATCCGGAGGAAGTCCATAACGACGACGAGGGCCTGCTCGTGCTCGACGGCGTCATGGTGCTTCGCGTCCATGGCGACACCGTGCACGTGCGTGCCGGCGAGCTTTGCGTCATTCCCGCGGGCACGCCGCACAGCGTGGAGGCGGGCAGCCGCGGTACGCTGCTGATCCTCGACACCTGA
- a CDS encoding DMT family transporter gives MQTPERLDGRALAYIGIALLTWSSAYAAIAYALTSFTPGEVALARLAIGSLCFAVLMLVKRVPLPARRDWPLLTLLGVIGLTVYHLCLNTAETRVASGTAAILISLVPATTAALSAIWLRERLSPRTLTGLTVALLGVVLVVLTSGKDVKVEPMAALVLVSVVACSIFFVGQKPLFARNTMLGVTGITFFAGTLGALPFGLGLPQALVEAPFPHIAALLWLGIAPTFIGYIAWNAALHRAPASQVSSFIYFSPPIAVLIGWVWLGERPTLLTLVGGVITVGGVVLANARRRAPAPASVVATPAKQS, from the coding sequence ATGCAGACCCCGGAACGCCTCGACGGGCGTGCCCTCGCCTATATCGGCATCGCCCTGCTTACCTGGTCGTCGGCCTATGCCGCGATCGCCTACGCGCTGACCTCGTTCACCCCGGGCGAGGTGGCGCTGGCCCGCCTGGCCATTGGTTCGCTCTGTTTTGCCGTGCTGATGCTGGTCAAGCGCGTGCCCCTGCCGGCGCGCCGCGACTGGCCGCTGCTGACGCTGCTTGGCGTGATTGGCCTCACTGTGTACCACTTGTGCCTCAATACGGCCGAAACCCGCGTGGCCAGCGGTACCGCAGCCATCCTGATCTCGCTGGTGCCGGCGACCACCGCGGCGCTGTCGGCCATCTGGCTGCGCGAGCGGCTGTCCCCGCGCACCCTGACCGGGCTCACCGTGGCCCTGCTCGGCGTGGTGCTGGTGGTGCTGACCAGCGGCAAGGACGTGAAGGTGGAGCCCATGGCCGCGCTGGTGCTGGTGAGCGTGGTGGCGTGCTCCATCTTCTTCGTGGGCCAGAAGCCGCTGTTCGCGCGCAACACCATGCTGGGCGTTACCGGCATCACCTTCTTCGCCGGCACGCTGGGCGCGCTGCCGTTTGGCCTGGGCCTGCCACAGGCGCTGGTGGAGGCGCCGTTCCCGCACATCGCCGCCTTGCTGTGGCTGGGGATCGCGCCGACCTTCATCGGCTATATCGCGTGGAACGCCGCCCTGCATCGCGCCCCGGCCTCGCAGGTGAGCAGCTTCATCTATTTCTCCCCGCCCATCGCCGTGCTGATCGGCTGGGTGTGGCTGGGTGAGCGGCCGACCTTGTTGACGCTGGTCGGTGGCGTGATCACCGTGGGCGGCGTGGTGCTGGCCAACGCGCGCCGTCGTGCACCGGCGCCCGCATCCGTCGTCGCCACGCCAGCCAAGCAGAGCTGA
- a CDS encoding Lrp/AsnC family transcriptional regulator, which yields MNAVTFESKPIWDATDWQLLEALQQDARLGYAELGRKVKLSAPAVAERVRRLEEAGVIAGYRAVLNPRKLGYEIDAMIRLRCDGGICARVGALVADIPEVLDCRRLAGEDSALLRVVAMSIPHLETVLDRLLKIHASISTTTLVVLQTPHENRPLSRAMWNAARSLLDE from the coding sequence ATGAACGCAGTCACCTTTGAATCGAAACCGATCTGGGACGCTACGGATTGGCAGCTGCTGGAAGCCCTGCAGCAGGATGCCCGCCTGGGTTACGCCGAGCTGGGACGCAAGGTGAAGCTCTCCGCGCCGGCCGTGGCCGAGCGGGTGAGGCGGCTGGAGGAAGCCGGCGTCATCGCCGGTTACCGCGCCGTGCTCAACCCTCGCAAGCTCGGCTACGAGATCGACGCGATGATCCGCCTGCGCTGCGACGGCGGCATCTGCGCCCGCGTGGGCGCGCTGGTGGCGGATATCCCGGAGGTGCTGGACTGCCGCCGCCTGGCAGGCGAGGACTCCGCCCTGCTGCGCGTGGTGGCCATGTCCATCCCCCATCTGGAAACCGTGCTGGACCGGCTGCTGAAGATCCACGCCAGCATCAGCACGACCACCCTGGTGGTGCTGCAGACGCCGCATGAGAACCGCCCGCTCTCCCGCGCCATGTGGAACGCGGCGCGCAGCCTGCTCGACGAATAG
- a CDS encoding sensor domain-containing protein — protein METVQLNKIMDLLWDAICVVDTEGRYVFVSAAYERIFGYKPEEVIGRRMIELVHPDDREVTLEVAAAIMAGSPQPHFQNRYIRKDGTTVHIMWSARWSETDQVRIAVARDITALKRAESMTAALHAISEAAHTVASLPALYEEIHRIIGTLIPASNFFVALYDPLHAELSFPYFVDERDDVPPAQRLDGGSLTAQLIRTGQALLVTPGVPSDPELPIIGTDALHWLGVPLCSQGTTLGALVVQSYSDATRYTEADKELLQFVSTQVAAAIERKQAEARLHHIARHDPLTDLANRDLFHQQFEAALDSVSRFGGNLALLYIDLDKFKQVNDRFGHHTGDLLLCEVAQRIRSHLREGDVVGRMGGDEFVVLLCRLQAMADSITIAEKLRAAIHAPFQLAERTLRASTSIGVATYPLHGHSSRELMRAADAAMYRVKEEGGNRVRVAMPSDLPDNGGLAGPHSAL, from the coding sequence ATGGAAACCGTCCAGCTCAACAAGATCATGGATCTCCTGTGGGACGCCATCTGCGTGGTGGACACGGAGGGGCGCTACGTCTTCGTCAGCGCCGCCTACGAGCGCATCTTCGGCTACAAGCCGGAGGAGGTCATCGGCCGGCGGATGATCGAGCTGGTGCACCCGGACGACCGGGAAGTCACCCTGGAAGTGGCCGCCGCCATCATGGCCGGCAGCCCGCAGCCGCATTTCCAGAACCGCTACATCCGCAAGGACGGCACCACCGTACACATCATGTGGTCGGCCCGCTGGTCGGAAACCGACCAGGTACGCATCGCCGTGGCGCGCGACATCACCGCGCTCAAGCGCGCCGAGTCGATGACAGCGGCACTGCACGCGATTTCCGAGGCGGCCCACACCGTGGCCAGCCTGCCGGCCCTCTACGAAGAGATCCACCGCATCATCGGCACGCTGATCCCGGCCAGCAACTTCTTCGTCGCGCTGTACGACCCGCTGCACGCGGAGCTGAGCTTTCCTTACTTCGTTGACGAGCGCGACGATGTCCCGCCCGCCCAGCGCCTGGATGGCGGCTCGTTAACGGCCCAGCTGATCCGCACCGGGCAGGCCTTGCTGGTCACGCCTGGCGTGCCGTCCGACCCTGAGCTGCCCATCATCGGCACCGACGCGCTGCACTGGCTTGGCGTGCCCCTGTGCTCGCAGGGCACCACCCTGGGCGCCCTGGTGGTGCAAAGCTATTCCGACGCCACGCGCTACACCGAGGCCGACAAGGAACTGCTGCAATTCGTCTCCACCCAGGTGGCGGCCGCCATCGAGCGCAAACAGGCCGAGGCGCGCCTGCACCACATCGCGCGGCACGACCCGTTGACCGACCTCGCCAACCGCGACCTATTCCACCAGCAATTCGAAGCCGCGCTGGACAGCGTCTCGCGCTTCGGCGGCAACCTTGCGCTGCTCTACATCGACCTGGACAAGTTCAAGCAGGTGAACGACCGCTTCGGCCACCACACCGGCGACCTGCTGCTGTGCGAAGTGGCCCAACGCATCCGCAGCCATCTGCGCGAAGGCGACGTGGTCGGCCGCATGGGCGGCGACGAATTCGTCGTGCTGCTGTGCCGCCTGCAGGCCATGGCCGACAGCATCACCATTGCCGAAAAACTGCGGGCCGCCATCCATGCGCCGTTCCAGCTGGCTGAACGCACCTTGCGTGCATCCACCAGCATTGGCGTCGCCACTTATCCCCTGCACGGACACAGCTCGCGCGAGCTGATGCGCGCCGCCGACGCTGCCATGTACCGCGTCAAGGAAGAAGGCGGCAACCGCGTGCGCGTGGCCATGCCCTCCGACCTGCCAGACAACGGTGGCCTTGCGGGGCCGCACTCGGCGCTCTGA
- a CDS encoding family 20 glycosylhydrolase, protein MKKTPYVLALALCGLTTFAHAAVPNLIPLPAQLSQSGEGFTVTAQTPIVVDASDAEARRTAEYLASLTAHTRHLPMLVKTGAPESGAIVLKRDPQAPVANAEGYTLDVTPQGIRIVARDGAGLFYGAITAWQLLTPEPGVGDVHVAPVHIRDEPRFAWRGFMLDSARHFQAPDDVRTVIDQMAQHKLNVLHWHLTDDQGWRIEIKRYPELTRIGAWRTPPTVGKQAAAPKPYGGFYTQDEIRSIVAYAAERHITVLPELDMPGHAQAAVASYPELGVTGTRPAVSPDWGVNPYLYNVDDNTLHFLQNVLDEVMALFPSTYIHVGGDEAVKDQWKASPVVQARMRALGIKTEDAMQSWFIEQMGQYLAAHNRRLIGWDEILEGGVPPSATVMSWRGTKGAIDAARLGHDVVLAPAPQLYLDSMQSDLPDETTGRLPSMSLQSYYLFEAVPKELSAAQAKHVLGLQATAFTEHMPTLRHVEHAAFPRMDALSEAAWTPSKVREWHGFLERMPAQLARYRTQDIAYADSAFAPTVDVDRNAAITSGHASVKLSNQARFGNVHYTTDGSEPGASSPLYVRPFNVNLPTTVKAIALADDGTPLAATRTRLLDLPSLRTRSTGELENCAGSDFRLRVQPTPDATSMAPTYLINVFDNCRVYRAAKLDGIASIRVETATLPRNYALAHDAKLVVNHKASTPQGELVVHLDNCKGKEIASLPLPADAPATFTLQGALAKQAGTHDLCLVFTSPITGPIWGVGAVTLLPGDAAP, encoded by the coding sequence ATGAAGAAGACACCTTATGTGCTGGCCCTCGCCCTGTGCGGCCTGACCACCTTCGCCCACGCTGCCGTGCCGAACCTGATCCCGCTGCCGGCGCAGCTGAGCCAGTCGGGCGAAGGTTTCACCGTCACCGCGCAGACGCCCATCGTGGTCGATGCCAGTGACGCGGAAGCACGCCGTACCGCCGAATATCTTGCCTCGCTCACGGCCCACACGCGCCATCTGCCGATGCTGGTGAAGACCGGTGCGCCGGAAAGCGGTGCCATTGTCCTCAAGCGCGATCCGCAAGCGCCCGTCGCCAACGCCGAAGGCTATACGCTGGACGTCACCCCGCAAGGCATCCGCATCGTCGCCCGCGACGGGGCCGGCCTGTTCTACGGTGCCATCACCGCATGGCAGCTGTTGACGCCAGAGCCGGGTGTGGGCGACGTACACGTGGCGCCGGTGCACATCCGCGATGAACCGCGCTTCGCCTGGCGCGGTTTCATGCTCGACTCCGCGCGTCATTTCCAGGCACCCGACGACGTGCGCACCGTCATCGACCAGATGGCGCAGCACAAGCTCAACGTGCTGCACTGGCACCTCACCGACGACCAGGGTTGGCGCATCGAGATCAAGCGCTATCCCGAGCTCACCCGCATCGGTGCGTGGCGCACGCCGCCCACGGTCGGCAAGCAGGCGGCAGCACCCAAGCCGTACGGCGGCTTCTATACACAGGATGAGATCCGTTCCATCGTCGCCTATGCCGCCGAGCGCCACATCACCGTGCTGCCGGAGCTCGACATGCCCGGCCACGCACAGGCCGCCGTGGCCTCGTACCCTGAGCTGGGCGTCACCGGCACGCGTCCGGCGGTATCGCCGGACTGGGGCGTGAACCCGTATCTCTACAACGTCGACGACAACACGCTCCACTTCCTGCAGAACGTGCTGGACGAAGTGATGGCACTGTTCCCGTCCACCTACATCCATGTGGGTGGCGACGAGGCGGTAAAGGATCAATGGAAGGCCTCGCCCGTGGTGCAGGCACGCATGCGCGCGCTGGGCATCAAGACCGAAGACGCCATGCAAAGCTGGTTCATCGAACAGATGGGCCAGTACCTCGCCGCGCATAACCGCCGCCTGATCGGCTGGGACGAGATCCTCGAAGGCGGCGTGCCGCCCAGTGCCACGGTGATGTCGTGGCGCGGCACGAAGGGCGCCATCGATGCCGCCAGGCTTGGCCATGATGTGGTGCTGGCGCCCGCGCCGCAGTTGTACCTCGACTCGATGCAGAGCGATCTACCGGACGAAACCACCGGCCGCCTGCCGTCCATGTCGCTGCAGAGCTACTACCTGTTCGAAGCGGTGCCCAAGGAGTTGAGCGCCGCACAGGCCAAGCACGTGCTTGGCCTGCAGGCCACGGCATTCACCGAACACATGCCCACGCTGCGTCATGTGGAGCACGCCGCCTTCCCGCGCATGGACGCCTTGTCCGAGGCGGCGTGGACGCCATCGAAGGTACGCGAATGGCACGGCTTTCTTGAGCGCATGCCGGCCCAGCTTGCACGCTATCGCACGCAGGATATCGCCTATGCCGATAGCGCCTTCGCGCCCACCGTCGACGTGGACCGCAACGCCGCCATCACCAGTGGCCACGCCAGCGTGAAGCTGTCCAACCAGGCCAGGTTCGGCAACGTGCACTACACCACGGATGGCAGCGAGCCGGGCGCCTCCTCCCCCCTGTACGTGCGCCCGTTCAACGTGAACCTGCCCACCACCGTCAAGGCCATTGCACTGGCCGACGACGGCACGCCGCTGGCCGCCACGCGCACACGCCTGCTTGATCTGCCGTCGCTGCGCACGCGCAGCACCGGTGAGCTGGAGAACTGCGCCGGCAGCGATTTCCGCCTGCGTGTTCAGCCCACGCCCGACGCCACCAGCATGGCACCGACCTACCTCATCAATGTATTCGACAATTGCCGCGTGTATCGCGCGGCGAAGCTCGACGGCATCGCCAGCATCCGCGTGGAGACAGCCACGCTGCCGCGCAACTACGCGCTGGCGCACGACGCCAAGCTGGTGGTCAACCACAAGGCCAGCACGCCGCAGGGCGAGCTGGTCGTGCACCTGGACAACTGCAAGGGCAAGGAAATTGCCTCGCTACCGCTGCCAGCCGATGCGCCTGCTACGTTCACTTTGCAAGGAGCGTTGGCGAAGCAGGCGGGTACGCACGACCTGTGCCTGGTGTTCACCTCACCGATCACCGGGCCGATCTGGGGTGTGGGCGCCGTGACGCTGTTGCCGGGAGATGCGGCGCCTTGA
- a CDS encoding glycoside hydrolase family 9 protein — translation MKSCRRLAVFPWLLAAQVAMASEAKVLVDQVGYDTGAVKQAIVSGDAVAASRAFRVVNADTGKVTLQGTLSETGKVAHWGGDYAVADFSSVRTPGHYYVEWPMDGHDVRSWTFEVQDNVLERHTLSNVIYYFKGQRSSGLLDKADTHLAHPDGTPGTLDLHGGWYDATGDYGIHLSHQNLTSYFNPQQVPLAAWSLLRTWQQLEARNDKNFREYNRRLLDEGLFGADFLVRDKRPDGSFYQSIEGPGPGKLPQDRIVGDPNWRTQIKLTPGDHTEHVEQPAHGPHAYEASFRGGGGIAIAALARAAGTGVDGDFHSSDYLKAAIDAYRFLDAHNRELINDGKENIVDDYCALLAAVELYRATHDEGWRKAADARADSLMARLVTHGGHRDYWRADDGTRPFFHPADAGLPVLALVEYAGIADARRQAKVRDTVKRSLQAELAVTREVNNPFGYARQLVRGGDGRVRTAFFFPHDTEAAPWWQGENARLASLAAAARLAAPLYAGDTAFQEQLQVYAWDQLHWILGRNPFDSSMLMGSGHHNAPYMFFDSYAYTNAPGAIINGITSGLTDDEGIAFDLGYAQTGKDDDWRWTEQWLPHDAWYLFAISLPHD, via the coding sequence ATGAAGTCCTGTCGCCGTCTCGCGGTCTTTCCATGGTTGCTCGCTGCCCAGGTCGCAATGGCGTCCGAAGCAAAGGTGTTGGTCGACCAGGTCGGCTACGACACCGGCGCGGTCAAGCAGGCGATCGTGAGTGGCGACGCGGTGGCGGCTTCGCGCGCGTTCCGCGTCGTGAACGCCGACACCGGCAAAGTGACCCTGCAGGGCACGCTGTCGGAGACCGGCAAGGTGGCGCATTGGGGCGGTGACTACGCCGTCGCCGATTTCAGCAGCGTGCGCACCCCCGGCCATTACTACGTTGAATGGCCGATGGACGGCCACGACGTGCGCTCCTGGACCTTCGAGGTGCAGGACAACGTGCTCGAGCGGCACACGCTTTCCAACGTCATCTATTACTTCAAGGGCCAGCGTTCCAGCGGCCTGCTGGACAAGGCCGATACGCACCTGGCGCATCCCGATGGAACGCCCGGCACGCTCGACCTGCACGGTGGCTGGTACGACGCCACCGGTGACTACGGCATCCATCTGTCGCACCAGAACCTCACCAGCTATTTCAACCCGCAGCAGGTGCCGCTGGCCGCGTGGAGCCTGCTGCGCACCTGGCAGCAACTGGAAGCACGCAACGACAAGAACTTCCGCGAGTACAACCGCCGCCTGCTCGACGAAGGCCTGTTCGGTGCCGACTTCCTCGTGCGCGACAAGCGGCCGGATGGCTCGTTCTACCAGTCCATCGAAGGCCCAGGCCCCGGCAAGCTGCCGCAGGACCGCATCGTTGGCGATCCGAACTGGCGCACGCAGATCAAGCTCACGCCCGGCGACCATACCGAGCACGTCGAGCAGCCGGCGCACGGGCCGCACGCCTATGAAGCAAGCTTCCGCGGTGGCGGCGGCATCGCCATCGCCGCGCTGGCGCGGGCGGCAGGCACGGGCGTGGATGGCGACTTTCATTCCAGCGACTACCTCAAGGCCGCCATCGATGCATATCGCTTCCTTGACGCGCACAACCGCGAGCTGATCAACGACGGCAAGGAAAACATCGTCGACGATTACTGCGCGCTGCTCGCCGCCGTGGAGCTGTACCGCGCCACGCACGACGAAGGCTGGCGCAAGGCGGCCGACGCACGCGCCGACAGCCTGATGGCGCGCCTGGTGACGCATGGTGGACACCGCGACTACTGGCGCGCCGACGACGGCACGCGTCCCTTCTTCCATCCCGCCGATGCGGGGCTGCCCGTGTTGGCGCTGGTGGAGTACGCAGGCATCGCCGATGCCAGGCGGCAGGCGAAAGTGCGTGACACAGTAAAGCGCTCGCTGCAGGCCGAGCTGGCGGTTACCCGCGAGGTCAACAATCCGTTCGGCTATGCGCGCCAGCTCGTGCGCGGTGGCGATGGGCGCGTGCGCACGGCGTTCTTCTTTCCCCATGACACCGAAGCCGCGCCCTGGTGGCAGGGCGAGAACGCGCGTCTTGCTTCGCTTGCGGCCGCCGCGCGCCTGGCCGCGCCGCTCTATGCAGGCGACACCGCCTTCCAGGAGCAGCTGCAGGTCTACGCGTGGGACCAGCTGCACTGGATACTCGGCCGCAACCCCTTCGACAGCAGCATGCTGATGGGCAGCGGCCATCACAACGCGCCGTACATGTTCTTCGACTCCTACGCGTACACCAACGCGCCGGGTGCGATCATCAACGGCATCACCTCCGGCCTGACCGACGACGAGGGCATCGCCTTCGACCTCGGCTACGCCCAGACGGGCAAGGACGACGACTGGCGCTGGACCGAACAGTGGCTGCCGCATGATGCGTGGTACCTGTTCGCCATCAGCCTTCCCCATGACTGA